Proteins encoded in a region of the Paenibacillus pedocola genome:
- a CDS encoding HAMP domain-containing sensor histidine kinase, with translation MEAVKRIKTVRLRTFFLQYLLFLSTGTILLLVVLLGLFTLAFASNTILPANYAEKEIAAFKERLASSEAVTPETVPELLDYTVFTNQGELVAGNLSRSEATDAWEITQQGDHQDSHFYATARRGQEIWIFRYSLTPQYASPLLRSYLPNPQLLGILLFIFGVLLQAALLAALFGRRLSEKMAGLQEATENIQRENLEFTVKPSGIREIDDVLASLDQMKEALHNSLKQQWELERSRREQISALAHDIKTPLTVIRGNAELLKETTQNESQQEYNGYILRSAGDIEAFVQEVIDLSSLQASPAPQQSLVSTAEFIEELELQMKALSSGKNLHPSVLKESIPEFLFIHKELFQRGIANVLSNAAEHTPQQGSITLQVRGDDDAVHFTVTDTGSGFSPADLKEGATQFYRGDQSRSPGKHHGMGLYIAKSAAQLHGGSLTLDNVSPSGGGKVTISIAVPKGQLL, from the coding sequence ATGGAAGCTGTAAAACGAATCAAAACTGTGCGCCTGCGCACCTTTTTTCTGCAATACCTTCTGTTCTTAAGCACGGGAACGATCCTGCTCTTGGTAGTGCTGCTTGGCTTGTTCACGCTGGCTTTTGCCTCAAACACCATCCTGCCTGCCAACTATGCCGAGAAGGAGATTGCGGCCTTCAAGGAACGTCTTGCCTCAAGCGAAGCGGTAACACCCGAAACCGTCCCGGAACTGCTGGATTATACGGTTTTCACCAACCAAGGAGAGCTCGTCGCGGGCAATCTGAGCCGGAGCGAAGCAACAGATGCCTGGGAGATTACACAACAAGGTGATCATCAGGACTCTCATTTCTATGCAACCGCCCGGCGCGGCCAGGAAATCTGGATATTCCGGTATAGCTTAACGCCGCAGTACGCCTCCCCCTTGCTGCGCAGCTATCTGCCGAATCCGCAGCTGCTGGGAATCCTGCTCTTCATCTTCGGCGTTCTGCTCCAGGCAGCCTTGCTCGCCGCCCTGTTCGGCAGAAGACTCTCAGAGAAAATGGCCGGGTTACAGGAAGCGACAGAGAATATCCAGCGTGAGAATCTCGAGTTCACCGTCAAGCCCAGCGGGATCCGTGAAATCGACGATGTGCTGGCCTCACTCGATCAGATGAAGGAAGCCCTGCACAATTCCCTTAAGCAGCAATGGGAGCTGGAGCGTTCCCGCAGAGAGCAAATTTCCGCGCTGGCCCACGATATCAAGACGCCGCTTACCGTAATCCGGGGAAATGCCGAGCTGCTGAAGGAGACCACTCAGAATGAGTCCCAGCAGGAATATAACGGATACATTCTCCGCAGCGCCGGGGATATTGAAGCCTTCGTACAGGAGGTTATTGACCTCTCCAGCCTTCAGGCCAGCCCAGCTCCCCAGCAGTCACTTGTATCTACAGCAGAGTTTATTGAAGAATTAGAGCTGCAGATGAAGGCTCTGTCCTCCGGCAAGAATCTGCATCCTTCTGTCCTGAAGGAGAGCATTCCGGAGTTCCTCTTCATCCATAAGGAGCTGTTTCAGCGGGGAATTGCCAACGTGTTATCCAATGCGGCGGAGCATACTCCCCAGCAGGGAAGCATCACTTTGCAGGTCCGGGGGGATGACGATGCCGTCCATTTCACAGTTACGGACACAGGTAGCGGCTTCTCACCTGCCGACCTCAAAGAAGGCGCCACCCAGTTCTACAGAGGCGACCAGAGCCGGAGCCCGGGCAAGCATCACGGAATGGGACTGTACATTGCCAAGTCTGCCGCCCAGCTGCACGGAGGCAGCTTAACCCTAGACAATGTGTCCCCGTCCGGCGGAGGCAAAGTAACGATTAGTATTGCTGTTCCGAAGGGGCAATTGCTGTGA
- a CDS encoding AAA family ATPase, translating to MKTLGLTLGKFAPLHKGHQYMIETALQEVDELIVVIYETTVTSIPLHIRANWIRRLYPQVRVMEAWDGPDGYSDDREHEIREEQYILGLLQGEQVTHFYSSEFYGGHMSTALGAADRRVDEARIKVPVSATIVRSDPYKYRKYVSELVYRDLITKVVFVGAMSTGKSTITEALAQRYRTTFASEYGRDYWTEHQVDRRISLESFDEIAVGHMKREEQALLEADWYLFVDTNAITTYMYALDYHGRAPELLTRLALENAQRYDLFFLCDDDIPYDDTWDRSGDQKRHVFHKQILADLKERRIPFITLRGTLEERMRKVDEVLAEFEPYSNYFGELHN from the coding sequence ATGAAAACCCTTGGATTAACCCTTGGAAAATTCGCCCCGCTGCATAAAGGGCATCAGTATATGATCGAAACGGCGCTGCAGGAGGTGGATGAATTAATCGTAGTGATTTACGAGACCACGGTTACTAGTATTCCCCTGCATATCCGGGCGAACTGGATCCGCAGGCTCTATCCGCAGGTTAGGGTAATGGAAGCCTGGGATGGCCCGGACGGGTACTCTGATGACAGGGAGCATGAGATCCGGGAAGAACAGTATATTCTGGGGTTGCTTCAGGGTGAGCAGGTGACCCATTTTTATTCGAGTGAGTTCTATGGCGGGCATATGAGTACTGCTTTAGGTGCGGCTGACCGGCGGGTGGATGAAGCGCGTATAAAAGTACCTGTATCCGCCACAATTGTTCGTTCCGATCCTTATAAGTACCGGAAATATGTCAGTGAGCTTGTGTACCGGGATTTGATCACGAAAGTGGTTTTTGTAGGAGCAATGTCAACAGGGAAGTCAACCATCACCGAAGCATTGGCCCAGCGGTACCGGACAACGTTTGCTAGTGAGTATGGGCGCGATTATTGGACTGAGCATCAGGTGGACCGGCGGATCAGTCTTGAGTCTTTTGATGAAATTGCTGTGGGTCATATGAAGCGGGAAGAGCAGGCACTCCTGGAGGCAGACTGGTATCTTTTTGTCGATACCAATGCGATTACCACATATATGTATGCCTTGGATTATCACGGACGGGCTCCGGAGCTGCTAACCCGGCTCGCCCTGGAGAACGCGCAGCGGTATGATTTGTTTTTCTTGTGCGACGACGATATTCCTTACGACGATACTTGGGACCGCAGCGGGGATCAGAAGCGGCATGTTTTTCACAAGCAGATACTAGCGGATTTAAAAGAGCGGCGGATTCCCTTTATTACGCTGAGGGGAACGCTGGAGGAGCGTATGCGTAAGGTAGACGAGGTGTTAGCGGAGTTTGAGCCTTATAGCAACTATTTTGGAGAGCTGCACAATTAG